A part of Cupriavidus sp. D39 genomic DNA contains:
- a CDS encoding IS5 family transposase: MKQMTLAAGADQCAGFEQHRKPTRREEFLATMDQIVPWAALCAVIEPYYPKAGNGRRPIGLERMLRIHFLQHWFNLADLACEEALYDSASLRRFVGIDLGREPVPDATTVLKFRRLLEKHQLAERLFAEVGRLLQANGVKLKTGTIVDATIIGAPSSTKNEEKSRDPEMHQTRKGQQWYFGMKLHIGVDSQSGLAHSAVVTPANVHDKHALPQLLHGEERRVYGDSAYASQQELIASKAPHAKDFTNQRTRRNGEIDEVQRGKNRNKSKIRARVEHVFAVVKRLWGFTKVRYRGLKKNAGRAFTALALANLYLSRGHLMGAVRP; encoded by the coding sequence ATGAAGCAGATGACGTTGGCAGCGGGTGCAGATCAATGTGCAGGTTTCGAGCAACACCGCAAGCCAACGCGACGTGAAGAGTTTCTGGCGACGATGGATCAGATCGTGCCGTGGGCGGCATTGTGCGCCGTGATTGAGCCCTACTATCCGAAGGCAGGCAATGGCCGGCGGCCCATTGGTCTGGAGCGGATGCTGCGCATCCACTTTCTGCAGCACTGGTTCAACCTGGCAGATCTGGCTTGCGAGGAAGCGCTATATGACAGCGCCAGCCTGCGCCGCTTCGTAGGAATTGACCTGGGTCGTGAGCCGGTGCCGGACGCCACCACGGTATTGAAGTTTCGGCGGCTGCTGGAGAAACATCAGCTTGCCGAACGGCTGTTCGCGGAGGTTGGCCGACTCCTGCAAGCCAATGGCGTGAAGCTGAAGACCGGCACAATTGTCGATGCCACAATTATTGGTGCGCCCAGCTCGACGAAAAATGAAGAGAAGTCGCGCGACCCCGAGATGCATCAGACCCGCAAAGGCCAGCAGTGGTACTTTGGCATGAAGTTGCACATTGGCGTGGATAGTCAGAGCGGGTTGGCCCATTCCGCGGTGGTGACGCCGGCCAACGTTCACGACAAGCATGCGCTGCCCCAGCTTCTGCATGGGGAGGAGCGGCGTGTGTACGGTGACAGCGCATACGCCAGTCAGCAGGAGCTGATCGCATCGAAGGCGCCGCACGCCAAGGACTTCACCAATCAGCGGACCCGCAGAAACGGGGAGATTGACGAAGTGCAACGCGGGAAGAACCGTAACAAATCGAAGATCCGGGCCCGGGTTGAGCATGTCTTCGCCGTGGTTAAGCGCCTGTGGGGCTTCACGAAAGTCCGCTACCGCGGCCTGAAGAAGAATGCCGGCCGAGCCTTCACGGCGCTGGCGCTGGCCAATCTCTATTTGAGTCGAGGGCATCTGATGGGAGCAGTCCGCCCGTAA
- the glgB gene encoding 1,4-alpha-glucan branching protein GlgB, giving the protein MNTPESAPPRDGQKDKRAPRDTPGAPPATPPLAVPGLEALLAARHADPFAVLGPHPAGGHTVVRACLPGAQSAWLATADGTRLAELERLHPGGIFAGALPGTAGARDYRLGMRWPDGSEQLSADPYAFGTLLGDLDLHLIAEGRHFELGRCLGAQAQVLDGVNGVRFAVWAPNARRVSVIGDFNGWNPVRHPMRLRHGAGIWELFIPGAMGAAPGSRYKFDLLGAHGEPLPDKADPVALATEAPPATASVVAQPGTSAPPYTWNDQAWMRHRAATDAHAAPMSIYEMHVTSWLAEANDPVHGWERLAGRLIPYVRELGFTHIELLPVMEHPFGGSWGYQPLSLFAPTARLGPPQAFAAFVDRCHEAGIGVILDWVPAHFPTDPHGLAEFDGTALYEYRDPREGFHQDWNTLIYNLGRNEVRGFMLASALHWLEHYHIDGLRVDAVASMLYRDYSREPGQWVPNRFGGRENLEAVAFLRELNTVVRDRCRGAMTIAEESTAWPGVTTSVESGGLGFSFKWNMGWMHDTLRYLTHDPVHRAWHHQDMTFGMIYAWSEAFVLPISHDEVVHGKGSMIGKTPGDNWQRFANLRAYYGFMWTHPGKKLLYMGAEFAQWREWNHDTELDWFLLEQPEHRGMQALIRDLNHLHRKLPALHALDHRPEGFSWVVGDDSHNSVFAYLRRAAPGGREVVLAVVNMTPVVRPGYRLGVPFAGRWQECVNTDAACYGGSNVGNGGEVLASATPSHGLPASLTLTLPPLTTLVLRFIPEGA; this is encoded by the coding sequence ATGAACACGCCTGAGAGCGCCCCGCCCCGCGACGGCCAGAAGGACAAGCGGGCCCCTCGGGACACGCCTGGCGCACCGCCCGCCACGCCACCGCTGGCGGTGCCGGGCCTGGAAGCCCTACTGGCGGCGCGCCATGCCGACCCCTTCGCCGTCCTCGGGCCGCATCCCGCAGGGGGCCATACCGTGGTGCGAGCCTGCCTGCCGGGCGCGCAATCGGCCTGGCTCGCCACCGCCGACGGCACGCGGCTGGCCGAACTGGAGCGCCTCCACCCCGGCGGCATCTTCGCCGGGGCCCTGCCCGGCACCGCGGGCGCACGTGACTATCGCCTGGGCATGCGCTGGCCGGACGGCAGCGAGCAGCTCAGCGCCGATCCCTATGCCTTTGGCACCTTGCTGGGCGACCTCGACCTGCACCTGATCGCCGAGGGGCGCCACTTCGAGCTGGGCCGCTGCCTGGGCGCGCAGGCACAGGTCCTGGACGGCGTCAACGGCGTGCGCTTTGCCGTATGGGCGCCCAATGCACGGCGGGTTTCGGTGATCGGCGACTTCAACGGCTGGAACCCGGTGCGGCATCCGATGCGACTGCGTCATGGCGCCGGCATCTGGGAGCTGTTCATTCCCGGCGCGATGGGCGCCGCCCCGGGCAGCCGCTACAAATTCGACCTGCTCGGCGCGCACGGCGAGCCGCTACCCGACAAGGCCGATCCGGTGGCACTGGCTACGGAGGCGCCGCCTGCCACCGCCTCGGTGGTAGCGCAGCCGGGCACGTCGGCGCCGCCGTATACCTGGAACGACCAGGCCTGGATGCGCCATCGCGCCGCCACCGACGCGCACGCCGCGCCCATGTCCATCTACGAGATGCACGTCACCTCATGGCTCGCCGAGGCCAACGATCCCGTGCACGGCTGGGAGCGCCTGGCCGGCCGGCTGATCCCGTATGTGCGCGAACTGGGCTTCACCCATATCGAGCTGCTGCCAGTGATGGAGCATCCCTTTGGCGGCTCCTGGGGCTACCAGCCGCTGTCGCTGTTCGCGCCCACCGCGCGGCTGGGACCGCCGCAGGCGTTCGCCGCCTTTGTCGACCGCTGCCACGAGGCCGGTATCGGCGTCATCCTGGACTGGGTGCCGGCGCATTTCCCCACCGATCCGCACGGCCTGGCCGAATTCGACGGCACCGCGCTCTACGAGTACCGGGACCCGCGCGAGGGCTTCCACCAGGACTGGAACACGCTGATCTACAACCTGGGCCGCAACGAAGTGCGCGGCTTCATGCTAGCCAGCGCCCTGCACTGGCTGGAGCACTACCATATCGACGGCCTGCGCGTGGATGCGGTGGCGTCGATGCTGTACCGCGACTACAGCCGCGAGCCCGGCCAGTGGGTCCCCAACCGCTTCGGCGGACGCGAGAACCTGGAGGCGGTGGCCTTCCTGCGCGAGCTCAACACCGTGGTGCGCGACCGCTGCCGGGGCGCCATGACCATCGCCGAGGAATCCACCGCCTGGCCCGGCGTGACCACGTCAGTGGAAAGTGGCGGGCTGGGCTTCAGCTTCAAGTGGAATATGGGGTGGATGCACGACACGCTGCGTTATCTCACGCATGATCCCGTGCACCGTGCCTGGCACCACCAGGACATGACCTTCGGCATGATCTATGCTTGGTCCGAGGCCTTCGTGCTGCCGATCTCGCACGACGAAGTCGTGCATGGCAAGGGCTCGATGATCGGCAAGACGCCCGGCGACAACTGGCAGCGCTTTGCCAACCTGCGTGCCTACTACGGCTTTATGTGGACGCACCCCGGCAAGAAGCTGCTCTACATGGGCGCCGAGTTCGCCCAATGGCGGGAGTGGAACCACGACACCGAGCTGGACTGGTTCCTGCTGGAGCAGCCCGAGCATCGCGGCATGCAGGCGCTGATACGCGATCTCAACCACCTGCACCGGAAACTGCCGGCACTGCATGCGCTGGACCACCGGCCCGAGGGCTTTAGCTGGGTGGTGGGCGACGACAGCCACAACAGCGTGTTCGCCTACCTGCGCCGGGCTGCGCCCGGCGGCCGCGAAGTGGTGCTGGCGGTGGTCAACATGACGCCGGTGGTGCGCCCCGGCTACCGCCTGGGCGTCCCATTCGCGGGCCGCTGGCAGGAGTGCGTCAACACCGACGCCGCCTGCTATGGCGGCAGCAACGTGGGCAACGGCGGCGAAGTCCTTGCCAGCGCCACGCCCTCGCACGGCCTGCCCGCATCGCTCACGCTCACCCTCCCGCCGCTGACCACGCTGGTCCTGCGCTTCATCCCGGAAGGAGCCTGA
- a CDS encoding putative maltokinase produces MPDQITLVIHSAAQSELTEASRRTLANEVLPHYIGRRRWYGAKGERIGSVNIAYAIPFGRGPAGEETYLCEMELALDSRADCYQLPVGLLWDREDTGEGASQLAHSLAMARVRKGSRVGLVTDGFAVECFAREVVRALRGGTELSSPRGPIRFLGEPGLADLPMETDEVQWMSAEQSNSSLSYGNSAVLKLVRRIAAGIHPEAEMTRYLTIRGYRNSAPLLGEVVRTGTDGTPRTLMLLQGYILNQGDAWGWTLDYLGRAIDDAVPSEDSEAEFAEALTGYATVASTLGQRLAELHAVLARPSDDPAFAPEAADEAQALQWADEAMTELDRAVTLLEKRAGELGRLARDDRFAADIDTLLAAREQLPGLVARLAAAAPGSLQTRIHGDFHLGQVLIAQNDTYLVDFEGEPGLPLDWRRRKTSPLRDVAGLLRSLDYAAATVGTDRHERTHAALPPALTQRRETLLDRFRETASEAFVAGYREVAEAAPQPWVQPEQAQALLDLFLLERAAYEVGYEAANRVAWIDLPVNGLARLVRKLTDPAEDGNEHA; encoded by the coding sequence ATGCCTGATCAAATCACGCTGGTGATACACAGCGCCGCCCAGAGCGAGCTGACCGAAGCTTCGCGCCGGACGCTGGCCAACGAGGTATTGCCGCACTACATCGGGCGGCGGCGCTGGTATGGCGCCAAGGGTGAGCGCATCGGCAGCGTGAACATCGCCTACGCCATTCCGTTCGGCCGGGGCCCGGCCGGCGAGGAAACCTACCTGTGCGAAATGGAGCTGGCGCTGGACAGCCGCGCCGATTGCTACCAGTTGCCGGTTGGGCTGCTGTGGGACCGCGAGGACACGGGCGAAGGCGCCTCGCAGCTGGCGCATTCGCTGGCCATGGCGCGCGTGCGCAAGGGCAGCCGGGTGGGCCTGGTCACCGATGGCTTTGCGGTGGAGTGTTTTGCCCGCGAGGTGGTGCGCGCGCTGCGCGGCGGGACCGAGCTGTCCAGCCCGCGCGGCCCGATCCGCTTCCTCGGCGAACCTGGCCTGGCCGATCTGCCAATGGAAACGGATGAGGTCCAATGGATGTCGGCCGAGCAATCCAATAGTTCGCTGTCCTATGGCAACTCGGCAGTGCTCAAGCTGGTGCGCCGCATCGCCGCGGGCATCCACCCCGAGGCCGAGATGACCCGCTACCTGACCATCCGGGGCTATCGCAATTCGGCCCCGCTGCTGGGCGAGGTGGTGCGCACCGGCACCGATGGCACGCCGCGCACGCTGATGCTGCTGCAGGGCTACATCCTCAACCAGGGCGATGCGTGGGGCTGGACGCTCGATTATCTCGGCCGGGCCATCGACGATGCCGTGCCGTCCGAGGACAGCGAGGCGGAGTTCGCCGAGGCCTTGACCGGGTATGCCACGGTCGCCAGCACGCTGGGCCAGCGCCTGGCGGAACTGCACGCGGTGCTGGCGCGTCCGTCCGATGATCCCGCCTTCGCGCCCGAAGCGGCCGACGAGGCACAGGCGCTGCAGTGGGCCGATGAAGCCATGACCGAGCTGGATCGCGCCGTGACCCTGCTGGAAAAGCGCGCCGGCGAACTCGGGCGCCTGGCCCGCGACGATCGCTTCGCCGCCGATATCGACACCCTGCTCGCTGCGCGCGAACAGTTGCCCGGGCTGGTGGCCCGGCTCGCCGCGGCGGCCCCCGGCAGCCTGCAGACGCGCATCCACGGCGACTTCCACCTGGGCCAGGTGCTGATCGCGCAGAACGATACCTACCTGGTCGACTTCGAAGGCGAACCGGGCCTGCCGCTGGACTGGCGCCGGCGCAAGACTTCGCCGCTGCGCGATGTGGCGGGCCTGCTGCGCTCGCTCGACTATGCCGCCGCCACGGTCGGCACCGACCGCCACGAGCGCACCCACGCCGCGCTGCCGCCGGCCCTGACCCAGCGCCGCGAGACGCTGCTCGACCGCTTCCGCGAGACCGCCAGCGAAGCCTTCGTGGCCGGCTACCGGGAGGTTGCCGAGGCCGCCCCGCAGCCGTGGGTGCAACCGGAGCAGGCGCAGGCCTTGCTCGACCTCTTCCTGCTGGAGCGGGCCGCCTACGAGGTAGGCTACGAGGCCGCCAACCGCGTGGCGTGGATCGACCTGCCGGTCAATGGCCTGGCGCGCCTGGTCCGCAAACTCACCGACCCCGCCGAGGACGGCAATGAACACGCCTGA
- a CDS encoding alpha-amylase family glycosyl hydrolase: MKRLTEPASAALLNADPLWYKDAVIYQLHIKSFYDANGDGVGDFAGLSAKLDYLVNLGVDTVWLLPFYPSPRRDDGYDIADYRNVHPDYGTMSEARRFVAAAHARSLRVITELVINHTSDQHPWFQRARRAKPGSAARNYYVWSDSDQTYAGTRIIFCDTEKSNWSWDPVAGAYFWHRFYSHQPDLNFDNPQVLREVMSVMRFWLDIGVDGLRLDAVPYLVEREGTSNENLPETHAVIKQIRAHLDAEYSGRLLLAEANMWPEDAQQYFGGPGAPAESTSPISPVLTGQAHPAVPAMSNAGELSNEGTAELGDECHMSFHFPLMPRMYMAIAREDRFPITDIMRQTPEIPPNCQWAIFLRNHDELTLEMVTSAERDYLWEVYASDRRARINLGIRRRLAPLMERDRRRIELMNSLLFSMPGTPVIYYGDEIGMGDNIHLGDRDGVRTPMQWSPDRNGGFSHADPERLVLPPLQGPLYGYDAVNVEAQARDPHSMLNWMRRMLALRRQHRAFGRGTLRFLFPGNRKILAYLREFEGEHILCVANLARAPQAVELDLSAFAGRVPVEMMGATPSPRSASSPTC, from the coding sequence ATGAAACGTCTGACCGAGCCGGCAAGCGCCGCATTGCTCAATGCCGACCCCCTCTGGTACAAGGACGCGGTCATCTACCAGTTGCACATCAAGTCCTTCTACGACGCCAACGGCGACGGCGTGGGCGATTTTGCCGGCCTGTCCGCCAAGCTCGACTACCTCGTCAACCTGGGCGTGGACACCGTCTGGCTGCTACCGTTCTATCCCTCGCCGCGCCGCGACGACGGCTACGACATCGCCGACTACCGCAACGTCCACCCCGACTACGGCACCATGAGCGAGGCGCGCCGCTTTGTCGCCGCGGCGCACGCGCGCAGCCTGCGCGTGATCACCGAGCTGGTCATCAACCACACCTCCGACCAGCACCCGTGGTTCCAGCGCGCGCGCCGCGCCAAGCCGGGCTCGGCGGCCCGCAATTACTACGTGTGGTCCGACAGCGACCAGACCTACGCCGGCACGCGCATCATCTTCTGCGACACGGAGAAATCCAACTGGAGCTGGGACCCGGTGGCCGGCGCCTACTTCTGGCACCGCTTCTACTCGCACCAGCCTGACCTGAACTTCGATAACCCGCAGGTGCTGCGCGAGGTAATGTCGGTGATGCGCTTCTGGCTCGATATCGGCGTGGACGGCCTGCGGCTGGACGCGGTGCCCTACCTGGTCGAGCGCGAGGGCACCAGCAACGAGAACCTGCCCGAGACCCACGCGGTCATCAAGCAGATCCGCGCGCACCTGGATGCCGAATACAGCGGCCGCCTGCTGCTGGCCGAGGCGAATATGTGGCCCGAGGATGCCCAGCAGTACTTCGGCGGCCCGGGCGCACCGGCCGAGTCCACGTCGCCGATCTCGCCGGTGCTCACGGGGCAGGCGCACCCCGCGGTCCCCGCCATGAGTAACGCCGGCGAGTTGAGCAACGAGGGCACCGCCGAGCTGGGCGACGAGTGCCATATGTCGTTCCACTTCCCGCTGATGCCGCGCATGTACATGGCCATCGCCCGGGAGGATCGCTTTCCCATCACCGACATCATGCGGCAGACGCCGGAGATCCCGCCCAACTGCCAGTGGGCGATCTTCCTGCGCAACCACGACGAACTGACGCTGGAGATGGTCACCAGCGCCGAGCGCGACTACCTGTGGGAGGTCTACGCCTCCGATCGCCGCGCCCGCATCAATCTCGGGATCCGGCGCCGCCTGGCGCCGTTGATGGAACGCGACCGCCGCCGCATTGAGCTGATGAACAGCCTGCTGTTCTCGATGCCGGGCACGCCGGTGATCTATTACGGCGACGAGATCGGCATGGGCGACAACATCCACCTGGGCGACCGCGACGGCGTGCGCACGCCCATGCAATGGTCGCCCGACCGCAACGGCGGCTTCTCCCACGCCGACCCCGAGCGCCTGGTGCTGCCGCCGCTGCAAGGCCCGCTCTACGGCTATGACGCCGTCAACGTGGAGGCACAGGCCCGCGACCCGCATTCGATGCTCAACTGGATGCGCCGCATGCTGGCGCTGCGCCGCCAGCACCGCGCCTTCGGGCGGGGCACGCTGCGCTTCCTGTTTCCGGGCAACCGCAAGATCCTTGCCTACCTGCGCGAGTTCGAAGGCGAGCACATCCTGTGCGTGGCCAACCTGGCGCGGGCGCCGCAGGCCGTGGAACTCGACCTGTCCGCCTTTGCCGGCCGCGTGCCGGTGGAAATGATGGGCGCCACCCCTTCCCCGCGATCGGCCAGCTCACCTACCTGCTGA
- the glgA gene encoding glycogen synthase GlgA, producing MIPSMLFVAAEAIPLAKTGGLGDVVSGLARALQARGCDITILMPGYPDAIARAQDLRNLGGLRLPLDLPAGHGATRLLSGRLPGSSVKVVLLDCAALYDRGGSIYMDGAGRDFVDNPLRFATLSHAAAAVAAGRTALPIPDVVHAHDWHAALTPLLMQRAGVTVPSILTIHNLAFQGLCPLAMAPLLGLPDDCLGPDGMEFWGQLNFLKAGIRYANRVTTVSRAYAGEILTPRFGHGLDGLLQSRRDVLSAIPNGVDTHAWDPATDALLPQTYRVDALAGKRACKAALQQRLGLPADPFAPLVAQGSRLTHQKMADVALNAIEAVLAARPNVQFAILGCGDPRLEQGYRELAERHPARVGVAIGYREECAHLLHAGADILLHGSRFEPFGLTPVYAMRYGTVPVVSRVGGMIDTVRDAGDDLAAPTPGSTGFSFEGETAEDMTAALHRALHWFGHATPWHGLQSAGMRMPCGWDEPARGYLDIYSTLAPRRTPIVVQHAARLDGGPATCSTAQLAELPAGAMPAPGALPALPENVPRRQSQRRPARPLGDGLPAVTPA from the coding sequence TTGATCCCGAGCATGCTATTCGTCGCCGCAGAGGCGATCCCGCTGGCTAAAACCGGCGGACTGGGCGATGTGGTCAGCGGCCTGGCACGCGCGCTGCAAGCGCGGGGCTGCGACATCACCATCCTGATGCCCGGCTACCCGGACGCCATCGCCCGCGCGCAGGACCTGCGCAACCTCGGTGGATTGCGACTTCCGCTGGACCTGCCCGCCGGCCACGGCGCTACGCGCCTGCTGAGCGGCCGGCTGCCCGGCAGCAGCGTCAAGGTGGTACTGCTCGACTGCGCCGCGCTCTACGATCGCGGCGGCTCGATTTATATGGACGGCGCCGGCCGCGACTTCGTCGACAACCCGCTGCGTTTCGCCACACTTAGCCACGCGGCCGCCGCCGTCGCCGCAGGCCGCACCGCGCTGCCGATCCCGGACGTGGTCCACGCGCACGACTGGCACGCCGCGCTGACGCCGCTGTTGATGCAGCGCGCCGGCGTGACGGTGCCTAGCATACTGACCATCCACAACCTGGCATTCCAGGGTCTGTGCCCGCTGGCAATGGCGCCCCTGCTCGGCCTTCCCGATGATTGCCTCGGCCCGGACGGCATGGAATTCTGGGGTCAGCTCAACTTCCTGAAAGCCGGCATCCGCTACGCCAACCGCGTCACCACGGTCAGCCGCGCCTATGCGGGCGAAATCCTTACGCCCCGTTTCGGCCACGGGCTGGACGGCCTGCTGCAGTCACGGCGCGACGTATTGAGCGCGATACCCAATGGCGTGGACACACACGCCTGGGACCCCGCCACCGACGCGCTGTTGCCCCAGACCTACCGCGTCGACGCGCTCGCCGGCAAGCGCGCCTGCAAGGCGGCGCTGCAGCAACGTCTCGGCCTGCCAGCGGACCCGTTCGCACCCTTGGTGGCGCAGGGCAGCCGCCTGACGCACCAGAAGATGGCCGATGTGGCGCTGAACGCGATCGAGGCCGTGCTGGCGGCGCGCCCCAACGTTCAGTTCGCCATCCTCGGCTGCGGCGACCCGCGCCTGGAGCAGGGCTACCGCGAGTTGGCCGAGCGCCATCCGGCGCGCGTCGGCGTGGCCATTGGCTATCGCGAGGAATGCGCGCACTTGCTCCACGCCGGCGCCGACATCCTGCTGCATGGCAGCCGCTTCGAACCGTTCGGCCTGACCCCCGTCTATGCCATGCGCTACGGCACCGTGCCCGTGGTATCGCGCGTGGGCGGCATGATCGATACCGTGCGCGATGCCGGCGACGACCTGGCAGCGCCAACACCGGGCTCGACCGGCTTCAGCTTCGAGGGCGAAACCGCTGAGGACATGACCGCCGCCCTGCATAGGGCACTGCATTGGTTCGGGCACGCCACGCCCTGGCACGGGTTGCAGTCGGCGGGCATGCGGATGCCCTGTGGCTGGGATGAACCGGCCCGCGGCTACCTGGATATCTACAGCACGCTGGCCCCTCGGCGGACACCCATCGTCGTCCAGCATGCCGCCCGGCTGGACGGCGGTCCGGCCACCTGCTCGACCGCGCAACTGGCTGAACTCCCCGCCGGTGCCATGCCCGCCCCTGGCGCCTTGCCCGCCCTTCCGGAAAATGTCCCGCGCCGGCAGTCCCAGCGCCGCCCGGCACGCCCGCTTGGCGACGGGCTGCCCGCAGTCACTCCAGCCTGA
- a CDS encoding sensor histidine kinase — protein MNNVVKHAVATEIRVTLQRDANDILLTIQDNGIGFEQLPLSADDASFSGLGLIGMQERVETNGGTFSLSRSSQASPAVPASRQRGEHDPPRETATYPRRPVVRARAYYQYTQYCCCYRDWVATLMRSCASSL, from the coding sequence ATGAACAACGTCGTGAAGCACGCGGTGGCAACCGAGATCAGAGTGACATTGCAACGCGACGCCAACGACATCCTGTTGACGATACAGGACAACGGCATCGGCTTTGAACAGCTTCCCCTGTCAGCCGACGATGCATCTTTCTCCGGGCTGGGCCTGATCGGAATGCAAGAACGAGTCGAAACGAACGGTGGGACTTTCTCGCTTTCTCGCTCCAGTCAAGCGAGTCCAGCGGTACCCGCGTCTCGGCAACGTGGAGAACATGATCCGCCACGAGAAACGGCAACGTACCCGCGTCGACCTGTCGTCCGGGCACGCGCCTACTACCAGTACACACAGTACTGCTGTTGCTACCGGGACTGGGTGGCGACGCTCATGCGGTCTTGCGCAAGCAGTCTTTGA
- a CDS encoding IS5 family transposase, producing MKQQTLAMAADQGVGFEQYRRPTKRDVFLETMEQIVPWTQLCEVVEPHYPKGQGGRPPVGLERMLRMHFVQHWFNLADEACEEALLDSTALRRFVGIDLGRERVPDGTTLLKFRRLLERNKLGEQLFAKVGEVLQGRGLKVGTGTIVDATIIGAPSSTKNADKARDPEMHQTRKGQQWYFGMKLHIGVDSQTGLAHSAVVTAANVHDKHPLPALLHGAERRVYGDSAYASQKELIASKAPHAKDFTNQRVRRRSVEVDDARRSKNRNKSKIRARVEHVFAVVKRLWGFVKVRYRGLAKNATRAFTALALSNIYMSRERLMAQVRP from the coding sequence ATGAAACAACAGACCCTTGCGATGGCGGCCGATCAAGGCGTCGGATTCGAACAGTACCGTCGGCCAACCAAACGTGATGTGTTCCTTGAGACGATGGAGCAGATCGTGCCGTGGACGCAGTTGTGCGAGGTTGTCGAGCCGCACTATCCGAAGGGTCAAGGCGGTCGCCCGCCAGTTGGTCTGGAGCGCATGCTGCGCATGCACTTTGTGCAGCACTGGTTCAACCTGGCGGATGAAGCGTGCGAGGAGGCGCTGCTGGACAGCACTGCATTGCGGCGATTCGTTGGGATTGACCTGGGGCGCGAGCGCGTTCCCGATGGCACGACGCTGTTGAAGTTTCGCCGGCTGCTGGAGCGCAACAAGCTCGGCGAGCAGTTGTTCGCCAAGGTCGGCGAAGTACTGCAAGGGCGGGGGCTGAAGGTTGGCACCGGCACGATCGTGGATGCCACCATCATCGGGGCGCCCAGTTCCACGAAGAATGCGGACAAGGCGCGAGACCCCGAAATGCATCAGACGAGGAAAGGCCAGCAGTGGTACTTCGGCATGAAGCTGCACATCGGCGTGGATAGCCAGACGGGACTGGCACACAGCGCGGTAGTGACGGCTGCGAACGTGCATGACAAGCATCCGCTGCCGGCTCTGCTGCACGGCGCCGAGCGGCGTGTGTACGGCGACAGCGCCTATGCGAGCCAGAAGGAACTCATTGCCAGCAAGGCACCGCACGCGAAGGACTTTACCAACCAGCGTGTGCGCAGGCGCAGTGTTGAAGTCGATGACGCCAGACGCTCGAAGAACCGCAACAAGTCGAAGATACGTGCGCGGGTCGAGCACGTCTTTGCGGTGGTCAAGCGGCTATGGGGTTTCGTCAAGGTGCGCTATCGCGGCCTGGCGAAGAACGCCACGCGCGCCTTCACAGCACTGGCGTTGAGCAACATCTACATGAGCCGCGAGCGGCTCATGGCACAGGTGCGTCCATGA
- a CDS encoding IS1096 element passenger TnpR family protein — translation MHSVIQVVMGWTDEHLHQFTIRGRRYGEAHEGVLQYSTVANELTLAAFSLREREGFVYVYDFNAWWRHDIRVERRRLRQRPGQLPLCVAGCGP, via the coding sequence TTGCACAGTGTCATCCAGGTAGTCATGGGCTGGACGGACGAACATCTACACCAGTTCACGATCCGAGGCAGGCGTTATGGCGAAGCCCATGAGGGCGTCCTGCAATATTCCACGGTGGCAAACGAGCTGACGCTGGCCGCGTTTAGTCTGCGAGAGCGCGAAGGCTTCGTCTATGTGTACGACTTCAACGCGTGGTGGCGACACGATATACGCGTCGAGCGGCGTAGGCTGCGGCAGCGTCCTGGCCAGCTGCCACTTTGTGTGGCGGGTTGCGGGCCTTGA